From a region of the Brevibacterium siliguriense genome:
- the hpt gene encoding hypoxanthine phosphoribosyltransferase: MDINDLGNDIEKVLVSEEQIAARLVELAAAIDEDYKGKDILLVGVLKGAVMVMADLARALHSPVTMDWMAVSSYGSGTKSSGVVRILKDLDTDLTDRHVLIVEDIIDSGLTLSWLVQNLRTRGAATVEICTMLRKPEAVKVDIDVKYVGFDVPNEFVIGYGLDYAEKYRNVPFVATLAQHVYS, encoded by the coding sequence GTGGACATCAACGATCTCGGCAATGACATCGAAAAAGTACTCGTCTCGGAAGAGCAGATAGCCGCACGACTCGTTGAACTGGCCGCCGCCATCGATGAAGACTACAAGGGCAAGGACATCCTGCTCGTCGGCGTCCTCAAGGGCGCCGTCATGGTCATGGCCGACCTCGCCCGTGCCCTGCACTCACCGGTGACGATGGACTGGATGGCTGTGTCCTCCTACGGATCGGGCACGAAGTCCTCCGGCGTCGTGCGGATCCTCAAGGACCTCGACACGGACCTCACCGACCGTCACGTCCTCATCGTCGAAGACATCATCGACTCCGGTCTCACCCTGTCCTGGCTGGTCCAGAACCTGCGCACTCGCGGGGCGGCCACCGTCGAGATCTGCACCATGCTGCGCAAGCCCGAAGCCGTCAAGGTCGACATCGACGTCAAGTACGTCGGCTTCGATGTGCCCAACGAATTCGTCATCGGCTACGGCCTGGACTATGCGGAGAAGTACCGCAACGTGCCGTTCGTCGCGACTCTGGCTCAGCACGTCTACAGCTGA